One window of the Bradyrhizobium sp. NP1 genome contains the following:
- a CDS encoding TetR/AcrR family transcriptional regulator, with amino-acid sequence MPRRGSNGATPQRRNPAATRRKLLTAARREFAASGLAGARVDEIAARAGVNKQLVYHYFGDKDALYLAVLEWVYEEIREQERKLKLEGLPPERAIRKLVESSFDHLADHPDFIVLLNDENRGGARHVRKSARLEAMHSPLVAMLSKILTEGVREGTFRKGINPVHLYISIAGLSYFYFSNTPTLSAIFGKDLGSAAARRARRRHVVDLVLQALRP; translated from the coding sequence ATGCCCAGACGAGGATCCAACGGCGCGACGCCGCAGCGGCGCAACCCCGCCGCCACGCGCAGGAAGCTTTTGACCGCGGCACGCCGCGAATTCGCGGCCAGCGGCCTTGCCGGCGCCCGGGTCGACGAGATCGCCGCGCGCGCTGGCGTCAACAAGCAGCTCGTCTACCACTATTTCGGCGACAAGGACGCGCTGTATCTCGCGGTGCTGGAATGGGTCTATGAGGAGATCCGCGAGCAGGAGCGCAAGCTCAAGCTCGAGGGTCTGCCGCCGGAACGGGCGATCCGGAAGCTGGTCGAGAGCTCGTTCGACCATCTCGCCGATCATCCTGATTTCATCGTGCTGCTCAATGACGAGAACCGCGGCGGCGCGCGCCACGTGCGCAAATCCGCGCGGCTCGAGGCGATGCATTCGCCGCTCGTTGCCATGCTCTCCAAGATCCTGACCGAAGGCGTGCGCGAAGGCACCTTCCGCAAGGGCATCAACCCCGTGCATCTCTACATCTCGATCGCGGGACTGAGCTACTTCTACTTCTCCAACACACCGACGCTGTCGGCGATCTTCGGCAAGGATCTCGGCAGCGCTGCGGCGCGCCGCGCCCGCCGCAGGCACGTCGTCGACCTGGTGCTACAGGCGCTGCGGCCCTAA
- a CDS encoding dihydrodipicolinate synthase family protein: MHQSEIQPEVRKLIADGTVVPAHPLALHSDRTLDTQHQRALTRYYIDAGSGGLAVGVHATQFAIREVGLYRPVLELAAETAAHWTRRPLALVAGLAGPTRQAVAEARTARGIGYHAGLLSLAAMKSAGEDEIVEHCTAVAREIPLVGFYLQPAVGGVALSANFWRRFAEIDNVIAIKIAPFNRYRTLDVLRGVAAAKALDRITLYTGNDDHILLDLTLPFDLRDAGVTTRVHIKGGLLGHWSVWTAAAIRQFERCKAARGKESLPADLLALDARVTDCNSAFFDVAHDFHGCIAGCHEVLRRQGLMQGIWCLDPHEGLSPGQIEEIDRVCNEHADLSDDDFVAANLHKWLA; this comes from the coding sequence ATGCATCAAAGCGAGATCCAGCCCGAGGTGCGCAAGCTGATTGCCGACGGCACGGTGGTGCCGGCCCATCCGCTGGCGCTTCACAGCGACCGCACCCTCGACACGCAGCACCAGCGCGCGCTGACGCGCTATTACATCGATGCCGGCAGCGGGGGACTCGCGGTCGGCGTCCACGCCACGCAATTCGCGATCCGCGAGGTCGGGCTGTACCGGCCGGTGCTGGAGCTTGCGGCGGAGACCGCCGCGCACTGGACCAGGCGGCCGCTGGCGCTGGTCGCGGGCCTTGCCGGTCCGACGCGGCAGGCGGTCGCGGAAGCAAGGACGGCGCGCGGCATCGGCTATCACGCCGGCCTGCTCAGCCTGGCCGCGATGAAATCGGCCGGCGAGGACGAGATCGTGGAACATTGCACCGCCGTTGCGCGCGAGATTCCGCTGGTCGGCTTCTACCTGCAGCCCGCGGTCGGCGGCGTCGCCTTGAGCGCGAATTTCTGGCGACGCTTCGCTGAGATCGACAACGTGATCGCGATCAAGATCGCGCCGTTCAACCGCTATCGCACGCTCGACGTGCTGCGCGGCGTCGCGGCGGCGAAAGCGCTCGACCGCATCACGCTTTATACCGGGAATGACGACCACATCCTGCTCGATCTGACCCTGCCGTTCGACCTGCGCGATGCGGGCGTCACCACCCGCGTCCACATCAAGGGCGGCCTGCTCGGCCACTGGTCGGTGTGGACAGCCGCCGCGATCAGGCAGTTCGAGCGCTGCAAGGCCGCGCGCGGCAAGGAAAGCCTGCCGGCGGACCTGCTGGCGCTCGATGCGCGCGTCACCGACTGCAACAGCGCATTCTTCGACGTCGCCCATGATTTTCACGGCTGCATTGCCGGCTGCCATGAGGTGCTGCGCCGTCAGGGCCTGATGCAGGGTATCTGGTGCCTCGACCCGCATGAAGGCCTGTCGCCGGGGCAGATCGAGGAGATCGATCGGGTCTGCAACGAGCATGCCGACCTCTCCGATGACGATTTCGTCGCGGCAAACCTGCACAAATGGCTGGCATGA
- a CDS encoding NAD(P)/FAD-dependent oxidoreductase — MEALRPVTRRTVVGGVAASAASLALPRLARAQSAARIVVVGGGFAGAACARALRQIDPKLGVTLIESNPTYTACPGSNEVIAGLRDIEAQQFGYDRIAASGITVVAQAATKIDAQARNLTLADGTSLTFDRLVLAPGIEVRFDALPGYDEAASRKMPHAWKAGEQTVLLRRQLEAMEDGGVVVLAVPANPMRCPPAPYERASLIAHYLKEKKPRSKVLILDAKDSFAQQKLFENAWKELYGGLIERISISQGGRVTSVDPSTNTIVTEFGDYKADVANVIPPQRAGRIAEIAGATDHTGWCPIDPSTFASKLVPNTHVIGDACLGGGIPKSASAASAQAKACAAAIASLLSGKTPETPRLAGFCYNIVAPDYAFSLAGIYQPKDDIFAEVEAAGTSPVDAPREQRAREAEAARQWFKTITGEAFG, encoded by the coding sequence ATGGAAGCGTTGCGCCCGGTGACGCGGAGAACCGTCGTTGGCGGCGTCGCAGCGTCGGCCGCCTCCCTCGCCTTGCCGCGTCTCGCCCGCGCCCAAAGCGCGGCGCGGATCGTCGTGGTCGGCGGCGGCTTTGCGGGGGCGGCCTGCGCGCGCGCGTTGCGCCAGATCGACCCGAAGCTCGGCGTGACGTTGATCGAGTCGAACCCGACCTACACCGCCTGCCCCGGCAGCAATGAGGTGATCGCCGGCCTGCGCGATATCGAGGCGCAGCAATTCGGCTATGACCGCATCGCGGCCAGTGGCATCACCGTGGTGGCACAGGCCGCCACGAAGATCGACGCGCAGGCGCGCAATCTCACCCTAGCCGACGGCACGTCGCTTACCTTCGACCGCCTGGTGCTGGCGCCGGGAATCGAAGTGCGCTTCGACGCCCTGCCCGGCTATGACGAGGCGGCCTCACGCAAGATGCCGCATGCCTGGAAGGCCGGCGAGCAGACCGTGCTGCTGCGCAGGCAATTGGAGGCGATGGAGGATGGCGGCGTGGTCGTGCTCGCGGTGCCCGCCAACCCGATGCGCTGCCCGCCCGCGCCTTACGAACGCGCCAGCCTCATCGCGCATTATCTGAAAGAAAAAAAGCCGCGCTCGAAGGTGCTGATCCTCGACGCCAAGGACTCATTTGCGCAGCAGAAGCTGTTCGAGAATGCCTGGAAGGAGCTTTATGGCGGGCTGATCGAACGGATCTCGATCTCGCAGGGTGGCCGCGTCACCTCCGTCGATCCGTCGACCAATACGATTGTCACCGAGTTCGGCGACTACAAGGCTGATGTGGCCAATGTGATCCCGCCGCAGCGGGCCGGACGCATCGCCGAGATCGCCGGCGCCACCGACCATACCGGCTGGTGCCCGATCGATCCCTCAACCTTCGCCTCGAAGCTCGTGCCCAACACCCATGTGATCGGCGATGCCTGTCTCGGCGGCGGCATTCCCAAATCGGCATCCGCCGCGAGCGCCCAGGCCAAAGCCTGTGCGGCCGCGATCGCCAGCCTGCTCTCGGGAAAAACGCCGGAGACGCCACGGCTTGCCGGCTTCTGCTACAACATTGTGGCACCGGATTATGCGTTCTCGCTCGCCGGCATCTACCAGCCGAAGGACGACATCTTCGCCGAGGTCGAGGCCGCCGGCACGAGCCCTGTCGATGCGCCGCGCGAGCAGCGCGCACGCGAGGCCGAGGCGGCGCGGCAATGGTTCAAGACCATCACGGGAGAGGCGTTTGGCTAG
- a CDS encoding NAD(P)-dependent oxidoreductase has protein sequence MLLTRDTLPKTIPDIAALDELLCRPSQALIDDLEKVDGDIMFLGVAGKMGPTLAGLAKAASPRRRIIGVARFSEPDVEQWLRARGIETLHCDLLDEAAINELPKAPNVVFMAGRKFGAEGDLSLTWAMNAHVPALVAQAFAASRIVAFSTGCVYPFVPVDGRGADESIPPDPPGEYAQSCVGRERMFEYFSRKFGTPGRLFRLNYAIDMRYGVLHDIASKVWQGKPIDVSLGHVNFIWQGDAAAQALRCLAHCDTPTSPINVSGHEILAVRDLAARIGKLLGREPVIVGKEEPTAWLTDTSQATRLFGLPIVDTEQLIRWTADWVARAMPSLGKPTKYEVRDGRY, from the coding sequence ATGCTGCTCACCCGCGACACCCTGCCGAAGACGATCCCCGATATCGCCGCGCTCGACGAACTGTTGTGCCGGCCGAGCCAGGCGCTGATCGACGATCTCGAAAAGGTCGACGGCGACATCATGTTCCTCGGCGTCGCGGGCAAGATGGGGCCGACGCTGGCGGGCCTTGCGAAAGCGGCCTCCCCGCGCCGCCGCATCATCGGCGTGGCGCGCTTCAGCGAACCCGACGTCGAGCAGTGGCTGCGTGCGCGCGGCATCGAGACCTTGCATTGCGACCTGCTCGACGAGGCCGCGATCAACGAACTGCCGAAAGCGCCGAACGTCGTCTTCATGGCGGGGCGCAAGTTCGGCGCCGAGGGCGACTTGTCGCTGACCTGGGCGATGAATGCGCATGTCCCGGCGCTGGTGGCGCAGGCGTTTGCCGCCTCGCGCATCGTCGCGTTCTCGACCGGCTGCGTCTATCCCTTCGTGCCGGTCGATGGCCGCGGCGCCGATGAGAGCATCCCGCCCGATCCGCCCGGCGAATATGCGCAGTCCTGCGTCGGGCGCGAGCGCATGTTCGAGTATTTCTCGCGCAAGTTCGGCACGCCCGGCCGCCTGTTCCGCCTCAATTACGCGATCGACATGCGCTATGGCGTGCTGCACGACATCGCGAGCAAGGTCTGGCAGGGAAAGCCGATCGACGTCAGCCTCGGCCATGTCAATTTCATCTGGCAGGGCGATGCGGCGGCGCAGGCGCTGCGCTGCCTCGCGCATTGCGACACGCCGACCTCGCCGATCAACGTCTCGGGCCACGAGATCCTTGCCGTGCGCGATCTCGCCGCCAGGATCGGCAAGCTGCTCGGCCGCGAGCCCGTGATCGTCGGCAAGGAGGAACCGACCGCATGGCTGACCGACACGTCGCAGGCGACAAGGCTGTTCGGCCTGCCGATCGTTGATACCGAGCAGTTGATCCGCTGGACGGCAGACTGGGTTGCCCGCGCAATGCCGAGCCTCGGCAAGCCGACCAAATATGAGGTGCGCGATGGCCGCTACTGA
- a CDS encoding molybdopterin cofactor-binding domain-containing protein, protein MNQHVKPMLNRRSFVIGTAAAGAGLALGLDLPFGGPSVVRAADGSPEVNAWVVVRPDDTVVIRIARSEMGQGSLTGLAQLVAEELECDWSKVVTEFPTPGQSVARNRAWGDFSTGGSRGIRTSQDYVRKGGATARMMLIQAAANEWKVPAGECTVANGVISHTASGKTTTYGKVAEAAAKLTPPTEVKLKDPKDWKVAGKPIKRLDSPDKVTGTTVYGIDVKLPGMLNAAIKDCPVTGGKLKSYDEAKIAGMKGVKKVVRVGDSAVAVVADTWWHAKTALEALPIVWDEGENAKVTSASIAKWLAEGLESGPAFVGNENGDVKAALGSAARKVEAVYNYPYQNHAAMEPLNATALYTADKCEVWTGTQNGEAAFAAVLEASGLPASKCDVHKQMLGGGFGRRGQTDYVSQAVAIAKQMPGTPIKLLWSREEDMLRGRYHPITQCKMTAGLDADGNLTALHMRISGQSILFSLRPEALVNGKDPATFAGLAPNGDAAIGYSVPNLLIEHAMRNPHIIPGFWRGVNVNQNAVYLECFMDEIAQAAGKDPLEFRRKLMASHPKHLAVLNAVAEKIGWDKPAPQGVFRGLAQHMGYGSYVAAAAEISVIDGSKIKVRRIVAATDPGYAVNPAQIERQIAGSFVYGLTGLFYGGCTVKDGKIEQTNFDTYNSMRIAEMPKVESIIMPSGGFWGGVGEPTICVAGPAVLNAYFAATGKRIRSVPLRDLNITFA, encoded by the coding sequence ATGAACCAGCACGTCAAACCCATGCTCAACCGCCGTTCCTTCGTCATCGGCACGGCCGCAGCCGGCGCCGGCCTCGCGCTCGGCCTCGATCTTCCCTTTGGCGGCCCCTCCGTGGTGCGCGCCGCCGACGGCTCGCCCGAGGTCAACGCCTGGGTCGTGGTCCGGCCCGACGATACCGTCGTGATCCGCATCGCGCGCTCGGAAATGGGCCAGGGATCGCTGACCGGCCTTGCCCAGCTCGTCGCCGAGGAACTCGAATGCGACTGGTCGAAGGTCGTCACCGAATTTCCGACTCCGGGCCAGAGCGTCGCGCGCAACCGCGCCTGGGGCGATTTCTCCACCGGCGGCAGCCGCGGCATCCGCACCTCGCAGGACTATGTGCGCAAAGGCGGCGCCACCGCGCGCATGATGCTGATTCAGGCCGCCGCCAATGAGTGGAAGGTGCCGGCCGGCGAATGCACCGTTGCGAACGGCGTCATCAGCCACACGGCCTCGGGCAAGACCACGACCTACGGCAAGGTCGCGGAAGCCGCCGCCAAGCTCACCCCGCCGACCGAGGTCAAGCTGAAGGACCCGAAGGACTGGAAGGTCGCAGGCAAGCCGATCAAGCGGCTCGACAGCCCCGACAAGGTCACCGGCACGACCGTCTATGGCATCGACGTCAAGCTGCCGGGCATGCTGAACGCGGCGATCAAGGATTGCCCGGTCACCGGCGGCAAGCTCAAGAGCTACGACGAGGCCAAGATCGCCGGCATGAAGGGCGTGAAGAAGGTGGTGCGGGTCGGCGACAGCGCGGTCGCCGTCGTCGCCGACACCTGGTGGCACGCCAAGACCGCGCTCGAGGCGCTGCCCATCGTCTGGGACGAGGGCGAGAATGCCAAGGTCACCTCGGCCTCGATCGCGAAATGGCTGGCGGAAGGGCTCGAGTCGGGCCCTGCCTTCGTCGGCAACGAGAATGGCGACGTCAAGGCTGCGCTCGGCAGCGCCGCCAGGAAAGTCGAAGCCGTCTACAACTATCCCTACCAGAACCACGCCGCGATGGAGCCGCTGAATGCCACCGCGCTCTACACCGCGGACAAGTGCGAGGTCTGGACCGGCACGCAGAACGGCGAAGCGGCGTTCGCCGCGGTGCTGGAAGCTTCGGGCCTGCCCGCCAGCAAATGCGACGTGCACAAGCAGATGCTCGGCGGCGGCTTCGGCCGGCGCGGCCAGACCGACTATGTCAGCCAGGCGGTCGCAATCGCCAAGCAGATGCCGGGCACGCCGATCAAGCTGTTGTGGTCGCGCGAGGAGGACATGCTGCGCGGCCGCTACCACCCGATCACGCAGTGCAAGATGACCGCAGGCCTCGACGCCGACGGCAACCTGACCGCCCTGCACATGCGGATCTCGGGGCAGTCGATCCTGTTCAGCCTGCGCCCGGAAGCGCTGGTCAACGGCAAGGACCCGGCGACCTTCGCCGGCCTTGCCCCGAACGGCGATGCCGCGATCGGATACTCGGTACCGAACCTCCTGATCGAGCACGCGATGCGCAACCCGCACATCATTCCGGGCTTCTGGCGCGGCGTGAACGTGAACCAGAACGCGGTCTATCTCGAATGCTTCATGGACGAGATCGCGCAGGCTGCCGGAAAGGACCCGCTCGAATTCCGGCGCAAGCTGATGGCAAGCCATCCGAAGCATCTGGCGGTGCTCAATGCCGTGGCCGAGAAGATCGGCTGGGACAAGCCGGCGCCGCAGGGCGTCTTCCGCGGCCTCGCCCAGCACATGGGCTATGGCAGCTATGTCGCCGCCGCCGCGGAAATCTCGGTGATCGACGGCAGCAAGATCAAGGTGCGCCGGATCGTCGCCGCCACCGACCCCGGCTATGCGGTCAATCCGGCGCAGATCGAGCGGCAGATCGCCGGCTCCTTCGTCTACGGGCTGACCGGCCTGTTCTACGGCGGCTGCACGGTGAAGGACGGCAAGATCGAGCAGACCAATTTCGACACCTACAATTCGATGCGAATTGCCGAGATGCCGAAGGTCGAATCGATCATCATGCCGAGCGGCGGCTTCTGGGGCGGCGTCGGCGAGCCCACGATCTGCGTCGCGGGTCCGGCGGTACTCAATGCCTATTTCGCCGCCACCGGAAAACGCATCCGTTCGGTGCCGTTGCGGGATCTCAACATCACCTTCGCCTGA
- a CDS encoding (2Fe-2S)-binding protein: MANLIINGKTINVDVEDDTPLLWAIRENVGLTGTKYGCGIAQCGACTVHIDGVAMRSCSVSVADAAGKQITTIEGLASGAALHKVQQAWLANDVPQCGYCQSGMIMAVAALLKEKPKPTDQDIDEAITNICRCGTFQQVREAIHAAANA, from the coding sequence ATGGCAAACCTCATCATAAACGGCAAGACGATCAATGTTGACGTCGAGGACGATACGCCCCTTCTGTGGGCGATCCGGGAGAACGTCGGGCTGACCGGAACGAAATACGGCTGCGGCATTGCACAATGCGGCGCCTGCACCGTCCATATCGACGGCGTTGCAATGCGATCCTGCAGCGTTTCGGTGGCTGATGCCGCCGGCAAGCAGATCACCACCATCGAGGGGCTAGCCTCCGGCGCCGCGCTGCACAAGGTGCAGCAGGCCTGGCTCGCCAACGACGTGCCGCAATGCGGCTATTGCCAGAGCGGGATGATCATGGCGGTGGCGGCGCTGCTCAAGGAGAAGCCGAAGCCGACCGACCAGGATATCGACGAGGCCATCACCAATATCTGCCGCTGCGGCACCTTCCAGCAGGTGCGCGAGGCGATTCACGCCGCCGCGAACGCTTGA
- a CDS encoding ABC transporter ATP-binding protein, protein MAGMSEPFISLRNVRKVYRTGGAEFLAVSNVTMDVQEGELVSLVGPSGCGKTTVLKILAGLHGADGGTIRIGNATTPFDPARDIGMVFQQALLLKWRTILDNVLLPAEIVGLPLKAARERARDLLALVGLAGHEDKYPQQLSGGMQQRTAIARAFIHDPKLILMDEPFGALDALTREQMNLEMLRIWRESGKTILFVTHSIQEAVFLASHCAVLTAGPARMAEYFPIELPFPRALPIKTTDEFGAYARRIYASLGLGANI, encoded by the coding sequence ATGGCTGGCATGAGCGAGCCCTTCATCAGCCTGCGCAATGTCCGAAAGGTGTACCGGACCGGAGGCGCCGAGTTTCTCGCCGTCTCCAACGTCACCATGGACGTGCAGGAAGGTGAGCTGGTCTCACTCGTCGGGCCCTCCGGCTGCGGCAAGACCACGGTCCTGAAAATCCTCGCCGGGCTGCATGGCGCCGATGGCGGCACCATCCGGATCGGCAATGCGACCACGCCGTTCGATCCAGCGCGCGACATCGGCATGGTGTTCCAGCAGGCGTTGCTGCTGAAATGGCGCACCATCCTCGACAACGTGCTGTTGCCGGCGGAGATCGTCGGCCTGCCGCTGAAAGCCGCGCGCGAGCGGGCGCGCGACCTGCTTGCCCTCGTCGGCCTTGCCGGCCATGAGGACAAATATCCGCAGCAACTCTCCGGCGGCATGCAGCAGCGCACCGCGATCGCGCGCGCCTTCATCCATGATCCGAAACTGATCCTGATGGACGAGCCGTTCGGCGCGCTCGATGCCCTGACCCGCGAGCAGATGAACCTGGAGATGCTGCGGATCTGGCGCGAGAGCGGCAAGACCATCCTGTTCGTCACCCACTCGATCCAGGAGGCGGTGTTCCTGGCTTCGCATTGCGCGGTGCTCACCGCTGGGCCGGCGCGGATGGCAGAATATTTTCCGATAGAGCTGCCGTTTCCGCGCGCGCTGCCGATCAAGACCACCGACGAATTCGGCGCCTATGCGCGGCGCATCTATGCCAGCCTTGGGCTCGGCGCGAACATCTGA
- a CDS encoding ABC transporter substrate-binding protein: MKRLTMVGLALAFSLSAVPVRAGEAVNLLLNWTPTADHSPFYYAKAQGWYEKAGIDLTIEVGKGSGVSALKVGSGGSPFGIADLATMLVARSKGADAVAVMSIYANTGQTFYWLKSYGVNGPKDFPGHKIGNPPGDASRVMWPAFAKAAGIAPDSVNFVNVGPTAKIAALKSHTVDIISDFYNEHDLKVIEFGSDLGYINWKDVGLNPYGNALIVNGAYLQKNPKLVEDFVRISQKAYAACVADVAPCLKALLDQVSGLDRENQQRQWERIKFLMTDPFTTTRALGWIDGERMKKDYELVQTYLGMEKPFDVETAFATKMLDPAIKMDASKVKQ; the protein is encoded by the coding sequence ATGAAGCGTTTGACGATGGTGGGGCTTGCGCTCGCGTTCTCGCTTTCGGCGGTGCCGGTGCGGGCCGGCGAGGCCGTCAACCTGCTCCTGAACTGGACGCCGACCGCCGACCACTCGCCGTTCTATTATGCCAAGGCGCAAGGCTGGTACGAGAAGGCCGGCATCGACCTCACCATCGAGGTCGGCAAGGGCTCTGGCGTTTCGGCGCTGAAGGTTGGCTCCGGCGGCTCGCCGTTCGGCATCGCCGACCTCGCCACCATGCTGGTGGCCCGCAGCAAGGGCGCCGACGCGGTCGCGGTGATGAGCATCTACGCCAACACCGGGCAGACCTTCTACTGGCTGAAGAGCTATGGCGTGAACGGGCCGAAGGATTTCCCGGGCCACAAGATCGGCAACCCGCCGGGCGACGCCTCGCGCGTGATGTGGCCGGCCTTTGCCAAGGCTGCCGGCATCGCGCCGGACTCGGTCAATTTCGTCAATGTCGGGCCGACCGCGAAGATCGCGGCGCTGAAGAGCCACACCGTCGATATCATCAGCGACTTCTACAACGAGCATGATCTCAAGGTGATCGAGTTCGGCAGCGACCTCGGCTACATCAACTGGAAGGATGTCGGGCTCAACCCGTACGGCAACGCGCTGATCGTCAACGGCGCATATCTTCAGAAGAACCCGAAGCTGGTCGAGGATTTCGTGCGCATCAGCCAGAAGGCCTATGCGGCCTGCGTCGCCGATGTCGCGCCCTGCCTCAAGGCGCTGCTCGACCAGGTCTCGGGGCTCGACAGAGAGAACCAGCAGCGGCAGTGGGAGCGCATCAAGTTCCTGATGACGGACCCGTTCACCACGACCAGGGCATTGGGCTGGATCGACGGCGAGCGCATGAAAAAGGACTATGAGCTGGTCCAGACCTATCTCGGCATGGAGAAGCCGTTCGACGTCGAGACCGCATTCGCGACGAAAATGCTCGATCCCGCCATCAAGATGGATGCGAGCAAGGTGAAGCAGTGA
- a CDS encoding GNAT family N-acetyltransferase, giving the protein MAATDGPTIVQLGVADAPAGLLLSTEAHWNQNEADWRFFLTHGCVYGVRDGKRLVASAALLPYAAGQAWISMVLVTADWRRRGLATRLIDACLRQADRLDLTTWLDATPAGAMVYGPLGFQPTLELWRLLLANAAGQRGTPEAGDLDGLIARDRAAMGFDREELLRDLAARPGSHLYDNGKACALVRDGRTTRHVGPLFADNTESARALIRTIAEREAGPLLMDAVASQREFVGGLDADGWMVERPFQRMRLGRATVESQAPPFAVAGPEFG; this is encoded by the coding sequence ATGGCCGCTACTGACGGCCCCACCATCGTCCAGCTCGGGGTCGCCGACGCGCCGGCGGGCCTGCTGCTGTCGACCGAAGCGCACTGGAACCAGAACGAAGCGGACTGGCGGTTCTTCCTCACCCACGGATGTGTCTACGGCGTGCGCGACGGCAAGCGCCTGGTCGCGAGCGCCGCGCTGCTGCCCTACGCCGCGGGCCAGGCCTGGATCAGCATGGTGCTGGTGACGGCGGACTGGCGCCGCCGCGGGCTCGCGACGCGGCTGATCGATGCCTGCCTCAGGCAGGCCGACCGGCTTGATCTCACGACTTGGCTCGACGCCACGCCCGCCGGCGCCATGGTCTATGGCCCGCTTGGATTCCAGCCGACGCTGGAGCTGTGGCGGCTGCTGCTCGCCAATGCCGCCGGGCAACGCGGCACGCCCGAGGCCGGCGATCTCGACGGCCTCATCGCACGCGATCGCGCGGCCATGGGTTTTGACCGCGAAGAGCTGCTGCGCGACCTGGCGGCCCGACCCGGTTCGCACCTGTACGACAACGGCAAGGCGTGCGCGCTGGTGCGAGATGGCCGCACCACCCGCCATGTCGGCCCGCTGTTTGCGGACAACACGGAAAGCGCGCGGGCGCTGATCCGAACGATCGCCGAGCGCGAGGCGGGTCCTCTGCTGATGGATGCGGTGGCGTCGCAACGCGAATTTGTTGGCGGCCTCGACGCCGACGGCTGGATGGTCGAGCGGCCGTTCCAGCGCATGCGGCTTGGCCGCGCCACGGTCGAGAGCCAGGCGCCGCCATTTGCGGTCGCCGGCCCGGAATTCGGATAG
- a CDS encoding ABC transporter permease produces the protein MADGGGGSARSLAIILVVHLAVLVLWQVAVDLFQVPKFILPSPLAALATLAAPNYAWASNVLVTAVEILGGFSLGAVVGVALAVFFTWSPLVSLLLLPLFVTLNMIPKVALGPLFIVWFSYGILPNILIAFSICFFPILLTTARGLSEVEPDLLDLVKSLRGSRWTLFRKIQLPGSLPYVFSGMKVGAILAVAGAIVGEFIASDRGLGYLMIQVQSALDTPAMVMAVVLLTLLGVALYGLVLGLERLFVVKDVRLQ, from the coding sequence GTGGCGGATGGTGGCGGAGGATCGGCGCGTTCATTGGCGATCATCCTGGTCGTGCACCTGGCCGTGCTCGTGCTCTGGCAGGTCGCGGTCGACCTGTTCCAGGTGCCGAAATTCATCCTGCCCTCGCCGCTCGCGGCGCTCGCCACATTGGCGGCGCCGAACTATGCGTGGGCGTCGAACGTCCTGGTGACGGCGGTGGAAATCCTCGGCGGCTTCTCGCTCGGCGCGGTCGTCGGCGTCGCGCTCGCGGTCTTCTTCACCTGGTCGCCGCTGGTGAGCCTGTTGCTGCTGCCGCTGTTCGTCACGCTCAACATGATCCCGAAAGTGGCGCTCGGACCGCTCTTCATCGTCTGGTTCTCCTACGGCATCCTGCCGAACATCCTGATCGCGTTCTCGATCTGCTTCTTTCCGATCCTGCTCACCACGGCGCGCGGCCTGAGCGAGGTCGAGCCCGACCTGCTCGATCTCGTCAAATCGCTGCGCGGCTCGCGCTGGACGCTGTTCCGCAAGATCCAGCTTCCGGGCTCGCTGCCTTACGTGTTCTCCGGCATGAAGGTCGGCGCCATCCTCGCGGTCGCCGGCGCCATCGTCGGCGAATTCATCGCCTCCGATCGCGGCCTCGGCTACCTGATGATCCAGGTGCAGTCCGCACTCGATACGCCCGCCATGGTGATGGCGGTCGTGCTGCTGACCCTGCTCGGCGTCGCCCTTTACGGCCTCGTGCTCGGCCTCGAACGGCTGTTCGTGGTCAAGGACGTCAGGCTGCAATAA